A single window of Anaerohalosphaeraceae bacterium DNA harbors:
- a CDS encoding 3-hydroxyacyl-CoA dehydrogenase family protein, with amino-acid sequence MERTIQTVAVLGASGTVGSLTGGLLAQNGLRVYFLSRTREGSQKGLEKAIAQARSEVIADNIICGDYDSMLSEAVSKADWILESVAEDLSVKQAMYERLEPLRRPGTIVSSVTSSLVLEDLPKGRSEDFQKHFLSTHFYNPPSKMSACEICGQSKTDPALVKFMADFLHRRLRRAVIPVLPTAGFAGNRIAFLLFARITELAAEYGVEMMDYLIGPYTGRVMAPLATIDLVGLDIHKAIIQSLQTHTRDALHAKLVLPDYLEKMIEQGHLGRKTRDKGGFYKRLESGQYEYIDPKSLTYIPSFQPHVRFVEEAKQLIHIGRYRDAFEHIRKAKGTEAGLVQEILATYIAYSYMLVGEVTEQKYGIEGIDRVMMTGFNWASPSLLVYMLGGKEKTAELLASKGLPMPDSLLEDTVWERYPFNAGRYFPAK; translated from the coding sequence GTGGAACGAACGATTCAGACAGTCGCAGTGCTCGGAGCCAGCGGTACCGTCGGGTCGCTGACGGGCGGACTTCTGGCCCAAAACGGTTTGCGGGTGTACTTTCTGAGCCGCACGCGCGAAGGCTCCCAAAAAGGGCTCGAAAAGGCGATTGCTCAGGCCCGCTCGGAGGTTATCGCAGACAATATCATCTGCGGGGACTATGATTCGATGCTTTCGGAAGCTGTCTCCAAAGCGGACTGGATTCTGGAGAGTGTGGCAGAGGACTTGTCCGTCAAGCAGGCGATGTATGAGCGGCTGGAGCCGCTGCGCCGCCCGGGCACCATTGTCAGTTCCGTCACCAGCAGTCTGGTGCTCGAGGACCTGCCGAAAGGCCGTTCAGAGGATTTTCAAAAGCATTTTCTCTCGACTCATTTTTACAACCCGCCGAGCAAAATGTCCGCTTGTGAAATCTGCGGCCAATCGAAAACCGACCCGGCTTTGGTGAAGTTTATGGCGGACTTTCTGCATCGCCGGCTGCGGCGTGCGGTGATTCCCGTCCTTCCGACTGCCGGGTTTGCCGGCAACCGCATCGCCTTTCTGCTGTTTGCCCGGATTACGGAACTGGCCGCCGAATACGGGGTGGAGATGATGGATTATCTGATCGGTCCCTACACCGGCCGAGTGATGGCCCCGCTGGCGACGATTGACCTGGTCGGCCTGGATATTCATAAGGCCATTATCCAGAGTCTCCAGACCCATACCCGCGATGCCCTGCATGCCAAACTGGTGCTTCCGGACTATCTGGAGAAAATGATTGAGCAGGGGCATTTGGGCCGAAAGACGCGGGATAAGGGCGGTTTTTACAAGCGTCTCGAGAGCGGCCAATACGAGTATATCGACCCGAAAAGTCTGACCTATATCCCGTCTTTTCAGCCGCACGTCCGGTTTGTTGAAGAGGCCAAGCAGCTGATTCATATCGGACGCTATCGGGATGCCTTTGAGCATATTCGGAAGGCCAAAGGGACCGAAGCGGGGCTCGTTCAGGAGATTCTGGCGACCTATATTGCCTATTCTTATATGCTCGTCGGGGAGGTCACGGAACAAAAGTACGGCATCGAGGGCATCGACCGTGTGATGATGACCGGTTTTAACTGGGCCTCTCCGAGTCTGCTGGTTTATATGCTCGGCGGCAAAGAGAAAACCGCCGAGCTGCTGGCTTCCAAAGGTCTGCCGATGCCTGATTCGCTGCTGGAGGATACTGTTTGGGAACGTTATCCGTTTAATGCAGGGCGGTATTTTCCTGCCAAGTAA
- a CDS encoding acetyl-CoA acetyltransferase, which yields MSRQNVYILGGYQTDFARNWARENKHISAMMREAFEGSLAVTRIEPRDIQAAFIGNFAAELYCMQGHLGAFFVDFDPSFRGLPTCRFEGACASSALAALSAMAHIQAGLYDCIAVVGVEQMKTVSPAKGGDYLGTAAWYERESAGIEFPFPKLFGKLGDVYEARYGLDNRHLARIAAINYANAKLNPNAQTRDWFMDYNHACRTGQYNTAIVGRIKVTDCSQVTDGAVCIYLASESFAAEYARRLGQPLQTIPRILGWGHTTAPMEFVTKIAESEGQPYVLPWTRKAITDAYRRAGLKDCWDLDAIETHDCFTTSEYMAIDHFGLTEPGQSWKAIEEGVIEMGGRLPMNPSGGLIGCGHPVGATGARQLLDAYKQVTETAGDYQVPGARRVATLNIGGSATTNVVFIVGR from the coding sequence ATGAGCCGACAAAACGTTTACATTTTAGGCGGTTATCAGACCGATTTTGCCCGCAACTGGGCACGGGAAAACAAGCATATCAGCGCGATGATGCGGGAGGCCTTTGAGGGCTCACTGGCCGTGACCCGCATAGAGCCGCGGGACATTCAGGCGGCCTTTATCGGCAACTTCGCCGCCGAATTGTACTGTATGCAGGGGCATTTAGGGGCCTTTTTTGTCGATTTTGACCCGTCCTTTCGGGGGCTGCCGACCTGCCGGTTTGAAGGGGCCTGTGCCTCCAGTGCTCTGGCGGCTCTGTCGGCGATGGCTCACATCCAGGCGGGCCTGTATGACTGTATCGCCGTCGTCGGGGTCGAGCAGATGAAGACCGTCTCGCCGGCCAAGGGGGGCGACTATCTGGGGACGGCGGCCTGGTACGAGCGGGAATCGGCCGGCATCGAGTTTCCCTTTCCCAAACTGTTCGGCAAACTCGGCGATGTGTATGAGGCCCGCTACGGTCTGGACAATCGGCATCTGGCCCGGATTGCGGCGATTAATTATGCCAACGCCAAGCTCAATCCGAACGCCCAGACCCGCGATTGGTTTATGGATTATAACCATGCCTGCCGAACGGGACAGTATAACACCGCTATCGTCGGACGCATCAAGGTGACGGACTGTTCGCAGGTGACGGACGGGGCTGTCTGCATCTACCTGGCTTCGGAAAGCTTTGCCGCCGAGTATGCCCGCCGTCTGGGGCAGCCGCTTCAGACCATTCCGCGGATTCTGGGCTGGGGCCATACGACAGCGCCGATGGAGTTTGTGACCAAAATCGCTGAATCCGAAGGGCAGCCCTATGTTCTGCCCTGGACCCGCAAGGCGATTACCGATGCCTACCGGCGGGCCGGACTGAAGGACTGCTGGGATTTGGATGCCATTGAGACGCACGATTGCTTTACGACTTCCGAGTATATGGCGATTGACCACTTTGGGCTGACGGAGCCGGGGCAGTCATGGAAGGCGATTGAGGAGGGGGTCATTGAGATGGGCGGACGGCTGCCGATGAATCCGTCCGGCGGGCTCATCGGCTGCGGCCATCCCGTCGGGGCCACCGGTGCCCGCCAGCTGCTGGATGCTTATAAGCAGGTCACCGAAACCGCCGGCGACTATCAGGTGCCCGGCGCCCGCCGGGTCGCCACGCTTAATATCGGCGGCTCGGCGACGACCAACGTTGTGTTTATCGTCGGACGATAA
- a CDS encoding KamA family radical SAM protein: MKTGKVRYCTDIRQISFLSEKEKTLMEPVVERFPFRANDYYLSLIDWNDPADPIRRMIVPSADELEPWGRPDPSDESTYTVMQGVEHKYNTTVLLLVSEVCDGICRYCFRKRLFARQKQEVLRDLPAALDYICAHTEITNVLLTGGDPFILTTHKLEQIIAPLRQIPHVQIIRIGTRIPVFNPLRILEDNDLLSLIEKYSLPDRKIYIMTHFCHPRELTTQALEAAHRLQKAGAVLCNQCPLIRGVNDNPQTLALLMQKCSFAGIVPYYLFQCRPALGNHAYTVPIEEAYDILRQAKSMVSGLAKRLRFVMSHSTGKLEIIAKTDEYTYFKYHRAANDADSSRVLICRSNPKACWLDDYEEVIHDYPPERPYHFYGPE, from the coding sequence ATGAAGACGGGGAAAGTCCGCTACTGTACAGACATCCGGCAGATTTCTTTTTTGTCAGAAAAAGAAAAAACCCTCATGGAACCGGTCGTCGAGCGATTTCCCTTCCGGGCCAATGACTACTATCTTTCCCTGATTGACTGGAATGACCCCGCTGACCCGATTCGGCGAATGATTGTGCCCAGCGCCGATGAACTGGAGCCGTGGGGCCGTCCTGACCCCTCTGATGAAAGTACCTATACCGTGATGCAGGGGGTCGAACACAAATACAACACAACGGTTCTGCTTCTGGTCAGCGAGGTCTGCGACGGCATCTGCCGCTACTGTTTCCGCAAGCGGCTCTTTGCCCGCCAGAAGCAGGAGGTTCTCCGCGATTTGCCGGCCGCGCTTGACTATATCTGCGCGCACACCGAGATTACCAACGTGCTGCTGACCGGCGGCGACCCGTTTATCCTGACCACACACAAACTGGAACAGATTATTGCGCCGCTGCGTCAGATTCCCCATGTTCAGATTATCCGCATCGGAACGCGCATCCCCGTTTTCAATCCCTTGCGAATTCTTGAGGACAATGATTTACTCTCCCTGATTGAGAAATATTCTCTGCCGGACAGGAAAATCTACATTATGACCCACTTCTGTCATCCGCGCGAATTAACTACGCAGGCCCTCGAGGCCGCCCACCGGCTTCAGAAGGCCGGAGCCGTTCTGTGCAACCAGTGCCCGCTGATTCGGGGCGTCAATGACAACCCCCAAACCCTGGCTCTGCTGATGCAGAAGTGCTCCTTTGCGGGGATTGTGCCGTATTATCTGTTCCAGTGCCGGCCTGCTCTGGGCAATCATGCCTATACCGTGCCGATTGAAGAGGCCTATGACATTCTTCGTCAGGCCAAGTCAATGGTCTCTGGTCTGGCCAAACGGCTGCGCTTTGTGATGTCTCATTCGACCGGCAAGCTTGAAATCATCGCCAAGACCGATGAATACACATATTTCAAATACCACCGTGCTGCCAATGATGCCGACAGCAGCCGGGTTCTGATCTGCCGTTCCAATCCGAAGGCCTGCTGGCTGGATGATTATGAAGAAGTCATTCACGATTACCCGCCGGAGCGTCCGTATCATTTTTACGGCCCGGAGTAA
- a CDS encoding MraY family glycosyltransferase, giving the protein MDGLWIFVLSLAAGLAATWLSRRLALRLNIVDRPDNTVKTHGRPIAYLGGLGIWVGFAVGMLLRLAGAEKFAGLVWFLAASVLICLVGLADDILSLSPGRKIAGQILTAALAVFFLNPYLKEVFPHLPAPFAAAVSFGLLVFFVLGASNSVNLLDGLDGLCGGVTFLICIGFFLLAAMSRSAFSSFQQTLALSLAAACAGFLMFNYPPASIFMGDAGSLLIGFLLACQMILFLLQGPAAFLASLFIFGLPILDTSVAILRRLLNRKPLFVADRGHIYDQLVDRGFTKTQSVLACYLLTALFSAVGLLGFRLGLRPALPFYLFTILITFFIIWKKDFLRKV; this is encoded by the coding sequence ATGGATGGGCTGTGGATTTTTGTTTTGAGTTTGGCTGCAGGTTTGGCCGCGACCTGGCTAAGCCGCCGGCTGGCTTTGCGATTGAATATTGTGGACCGGCCGGACAACACCGTCAAAACGCACGGCCGGCCGATTGCCTATCTGGGCGGGCTGGGCATCTGGGTCGGCTTTGCCGTCGGAATGCTTTTACGTCTTGCGGGGGCGGAAAAATTTGCCGGGCTTGTCTGGTTTCTGGCTGCCTCTGTTTTGATTTGTCTGGTCGGTCTGGCGGATGATATTCTTTCGCTGTCTCCGGGCCGCAAAATCGCCGGACAGATTTTGACGGCGGCTTTGGCCGTCTTTTTCCTGAATCCGTATCTAAAGGAAGTTTTTCCGCATCTGCCAGCCCCCTTTGCGGCGGCGGTTTCGTTTGGTCTGCTGGTTTTTTTTGTTCTCGGAGCTTCCAACTCCGTCAATTTGCTGGACGGGCTGGACGGTCTGTGCGGAGGGGTGACCTTTCTGATTTGTATCGGATTTTTTTTGCTGGCGGCGATGAGCCGTTCGGCCTTCAGTTCTTTTCAGCAGACGCTGGCCTTGTCTTTGGCCGCCGCCTGTGCCGGGTTTTTGATGTTCAATTATCCGCCCGCTTCGATTTTTATGGGCGATGCCGGTTCGCTTTTGATCGGCTTTCTGCTGGCCTGTCAGATGATTTTGTTTCTGCTGCAGGGCCCGGCGGCTTTTCTGGCATCTCTGTTTATCTTCGGTCTGCCGATTTTGGATACTTCCGTGGCTATTCTTCGGCGGCTTCTGAATCGAAAACCCCTTTTTGTCGCTGACCGAGGGCATATCTACGATCAGCTGGTCGACCGGGGTTTTACAAAAACGCAATCCGTCTTGGCTTGCTATCTCCTGACAGCTCTGTTTTCCGCCGTCGGCCTTCTCGGGTTTCGACTCGGTCTTCGACCGGCCCTTCCTTTCTATCTTTTCACCATTCTCATCACCTTCTTCATCATCTGGAAAAAGGACTTTCTCCGGAAAGTCTGA
- a CDS encoding VanZ family protein: MALKRRHQYILLAAGIYWPLLFWLTHIPIPEIARRSGMSDKLMHFAAYLALAFLTWLAFSPYEKVRWNRPLVWMVLLGLAGYAAFDEWLQGRPFIGRSADWRDFAANLAGIGAGLGILTFFSFWPALPAVSALFILFIQNHSNLLFLQPEMHLEMFFHFTAYSAFTLIWMHFLSRKRPVRTLRGFLKGLAVPMLLVFGIWLEGRFVHREPDRMCLFAAFFAIVSSLVISTAVLSRRPWDDKSEGRQVFTPGRKNDTDAPAGNRE, encoded by the coding sequence ATGGCTTTGAAAAGGCGACATCAATATATTCTGCTTGCGGCTGGGATTTACTGGCCGCTGCTTTTCTGGCTGACGCACATTCCGATACCGGAAATTGCCCGCCGCAGCGGAATGTCCGACAAACTGATGCACTTTGCGGCGTACCTGGCCCTGGCTTTTCTGACCTGGCTGGCATTCAGTCCTTACGAAAAAGTTCGCTGGAATCGGCCTCTTGTGTGGATGGTTTTGCTGGGGCTGGCCGGCTATGCGGCCTTTGATGAATGGCTTCAGGGCCGTCCGTTCATCGGCCGTTCGGCGGATTGGCGGGATTTTGCGGCCAATCTTGCCGGGATCGGAGCCGGGCTTGGAATTCTGACATTTTTCAGTTTCTGGCCGGCCCTGCCGGCAGTCTCAGCTCTGTTTATTCTTTTCATCCAGAATCATTCGAATCTTCTTTTTCTGCAGCCAGAGATGCATCTCGAAATGTTTTTTCACTTTACGGCTTATTCGGCGTTTACTCTGATCTGGATGCACTTTCTGTCGCGAAAAAGACCTGTCCGAACCCTGCGCGGATTTCTGAAGGGCTTAGCCGTGCCGATGCTGCTGGTGTTTGGAATCTGGCTCGAGGGTCGGTTTGTACATAGAGAGCCCGACCGAATGTGTCTTTTTGCAGCGTTCTTTGCAATTGTCTCTTCGCTGGTCATCTCAACGGCGGTGCTGTCCAGGCGGCCGTGGGATGACAAATCAGAGGGCAGGCAGGTGTTTACTCCGGGCCGTAAAAATGATACGGACGCTCCGGCGGGTAATCGTGAATGA
- a CDS encoding GNAT family N-acetyltransferase, with the protein MTNEQTIQIVPMKAEHARDVARLHIEGIHQGFISSLGEEFVTALYETLAESAESFSYVAVADGRVVGFASFTTNLRKVYHSVLRKRGLKFVGLLLRKVFSVLVLCRILETLLYPRRIGRLRLPDAELLSIGVAADCRGQKLGNRLIERGFQECAARGIERVKVLVADFNKPANRLYRKTGFRLATQIVNHGIVSNVYVAPVRSVVPEEHRLVFRSMRLSDVDQVVTIHRFCFPPSVSLFSVLNPHVARHLYAQYVEEQDSLAVVMYDTATGLVAGYAAGTLRPGFQKRFFKRHWFLVGWYLFWALAAHPSLFARLARTMLRRERFDEYRRHPEQFENAPPAGPVGYFMPIALHPDYRGGGNAVRLARALMDEFFKRGVVRIRGNKIDINNIASRRLFVEKLGWNSAVIENESVAVWIDRPAAEELKQQPMFPPVPLSFSLQPPPAFITYGWCRSSYAVLFSLGQKGINVHVGDASSLAMCRFSRYSRSFIRLPDFFLEPERYIDALLKALERSEAEVLLPCHEDIGLVSRFRDRFPRYIRTAVPAWQTYQVAEDKLELMRQAANFGVPVPQTCSVQSEHELEKAVRDFTWPVILKTRIGNSAKGVAVTHSWEELKQQFRYLIDTYELEEGRWPFLQEYLPGRAAGVCALYDRGKPLAFFAEEYLRCKEPNRFGTSTMRKTLEDPVLVGHAQKLLGGLGWHGLAHLDFIQDAAGTWRLIELNPRPWGAMALALYAGVDFPWLWYRLAKGEEMSFADFKPQSLFCRWILGDFFAFVELLKKGRFSEAGRVFLPYRNCRHDDFLLTDPLPFVFQHLDYFVKFLKSGGSLNPATKNMVR; encoded by the coding sequence ATGACGAACGAACAGACAATTCAGATTGTACCGATGAAGGCTGAGCATGCACGGGATGTGGCACGCCTTCACATTGAGGGAATTCATCAGGGCTTTATCAGTTCACTGGGGGAGGAGTTTGTCACGGCGCTGTATGAAACACTGGCGGAAAGCGCTGAGAGTTTCAGTTATGTAGCTGTAGCAGACGGCAGGGTCGTCGGGTTTGCTTCGTTTACGACCAATTTGAGAAAAGTTTATCATTCTGTGCTTCGCAAACGCGGGCTGAAATTTGTCGGGCTTTTGCTTCGAAAGGTTTTTTCTGTTTTGGTGCTTTGCCGGATTCTGGAAACACTGCTGTATCCTCGGCGAATCGGCCGTCTGCGTCTTCCGGATGCCGAGCTGCTTTCGATCGGGGTGGCCGCAGACTGCCGCGGACAAAAACTCGGCAATCGTCTGATTGAGCGCGGCTTTCAGGAATGTGCGGCACGGGGGATTGAACGGGTCAAAGTGCTGGTGGCGGATTTTAATAAACCGGCGAATCGGCTGTACAGGAAAACCGGATTTCGCCTGGCGACTCAGATTGTCAACCACGGCATTGTCAGCAATGTTTATGTGGCGCCCGTCCGGTCCGTTGTTCCCGAAGAACACAGGCTGGTCTTCCGCTCCATGCGGCTGTCTGATGTGGACCAGGTGGTTACGATTCATCGGTTTTGTTTCCCGCCTTCCGTGTCGCTGTTTTCTGTGTTAAATCCGCATGTTGCCCGTCATTTGTATGCTCAGTATGTGGAGGAACAAGACAGCCTGGCGGTGGTAATGTATGATACAGCAACGGGGCTTGTGGCCGGATATGCCGCCGGAACACTTCGTCCGGGTTTCCAGAAGCGGTTTTTCAAACGGCACTGGTTTTTGGTCGGCTGGTATCTTTTCTGGGCTTTGGCGGCTCATCCTTCTCTGTTTGCCCGATTGGCTCGAACGATGCTCCGGCGGGAGCGGTTTGACGAATACCGCCGGCATCCTGAACAGTTTGAGAATGCGCCGCCCGCCGGGCCTGTGGGATACTTTATGCCGATTGCGCTGCATCCGGACTATCGGGGCGGAGGCAATGCCGTTCGTTTGGCTCGGGCATTAATGGATGAATTCTTCAAACGAGGGGTTGTCCGAATCCGCGGCAACAAAATCGATATAAACAATATCGCCAGCCGCAGACTGTTTGTGGAAAAGCTCGGCTGGAATTCCGCCGTCATAGAAAATGAATCGGTCGCCGTCTGGATTGACAGACCTGCGGCGGAGGAACTCAAACAGCAGCCGATGTTTCCGCCTGTGCCGCTTTCTTTTTCCCTTCAGCCGCCGCCGGCGTTCATTACCTACGGCTGGTGCCGTTCCTCCTATGCGGTTCTTTTTTCGCTGGGGCAAAAAGGTATAAACGTTCATGTAGGAGATGCCTCTTCTTTGGCCATGTGCCGTTTTTCCCGATACAGCCGTTCGTTTATCCGGCTGCCGGATTTCTTTCTGGAACCTGAACGCTACATCGATGCTCTCCTCAAAGCGCTCGAGCGGTCAGAGGCGGAGGTTCTTCTTCCATGCCATGAAGACATCGGATTAGTCAGCCGCTTCCGGGACCGGTTTCCCAGGTACATTCGGACTGCTGTGCCGGCATGGCAAACCTATCAGGTGGCGGAGGACAAGCTGGAATTGATGCGGCAAGCTGCAAACTTCGGCGTTCCGGTCCCGCAGACGTGCTCCGTTCAGTCGGAACACGAACTGGAAAAGGCCGTACGAGATTTCACCTGGCCGGTGATTCTCAAAACTCGTATCGGCAACAGTGCAAAAGGGGTAGCCGTTACTCACAGTTGGGAAGAGCTGAAGCAGCAGTTTCGATATTTGATTGACACCTATGAACTCGAAGAGGGCCGCTGGCCGTTTTTGCAGGAGTATCTGCCCGGAAGGGCGGCCGGTGTCTGCGCCCTCTATGACCGCGGCAAACCGCTGGCCTTTTTTGCGGAGGAATACCTCCGCTGCAAGGAACCGAATCGATTCGGGACCTCAACGATGAGAAAAACGCTCGAGGACCCTGTTCTTGTGGGACATGCTCAAAAGCTTCTCGGCGGTTTGGGATGGCACGGCCTGGCTCATCTGGATTTTATCCAAGATGCAGCGGGAACCTGGCGGCTGATCGAACTGAATCCCCGCCCCTGGGGGGCGATGGCGCTGGCTCTGTACGCCGGTGTGGATTTCCCCTGGCTGTGGTATCGTCTGGCCAAAGGAGAGGAAATGTCCTTTGCGGATTTTAAACCGCAGTCCCTTTTCTGCCGCTGGATTTTGGGAGATTTTTTTGCATTTGTGGAACTGCTCAAGAAGGGGCGTTTTTCGGAGGCCGGGCGGGTTTTTCTGCCTTATCGAAACTGCCGACACGATGATTTTCTGCTGACGGATCCGCTGCCGTTTGTCTTTCAGCATCTGGACTATTTTGTGAAATTCCTTAAATCCGGCGGCAGTCTGAATCCTGCCACGAAAAATATGGTTCGATAA
- a CDS encoding right-handed parallel beta-helix repeat-containing protein encodes MKLLLLPASFFLAMGLAYSGQSGDLTEDGVVDIQDLSALSQYWLSQVPSVRHYPVAVTVAASNASPEDKASADFVCDGVNDQEEIMAAYQVLLNRTADVHIGGAVRNLYIGGKIELTAGWYNIDGAINITGPAPVTLEGVGFQSDWRTSSFYGAGTVLKLNYLGTLLNYAYTSDPPTGWSCGQIRGIWFDGNSAGLSGAYANAPGLTFSAGIRIASKGDVHITDCMFANFEHEWVLYSSAHGIWVDHCDFENSYPIRGIVYLDTWSGLKRDWISSCHFARCAQSTSFPAVYGIYVNHNMVWISSCNFERISTDCSETVPYGIYLNKAGDVKITNCTFSYVCEPTAKPAHAAGAVIYASAYSGGSKIIGNTFENSAGAVGARVLSINAPDIIVSSNTFHACNLTLDASSALSSVLELLSDARRIKVADNIVQQCLDNPAGCGIRISGAKQISLTGNIISSLPSDAVWIQSGSEDILLQGNSGFAWGGDGSFVRLERNTRHISILSNQADGTISASARSGAFLWAAAGSQGLVENLCLSGNHVYNVDHSFHPNTDWASVREFTASANKGLNAVFSGPCDSVLPPLPMAAFDTSSGPISAVLMDGSQPGEICYFEMKEGTASVNLTVNPSNSQAARIYVFDAIGENLMMLWNGSVWIELQKTCGQME; translated from the coding sequence ATGAAATTGCTGCTTCTTCCCGCATCATTTTTCCTCGCCATGGGTTTGGCGTATTCGGGTCAATCGGGTGATTTAACCGAGGATGGGGTTGTGGACATCCAGGATCTTTCCGCACTTTCCCAATACTGGCTGTCTCAGGTTCCGTCTGTTCGGCATTATCCGGTTGCCGTGACAGTAGCCGCATCGAATGCTTCGCCGGAGGACAAGGCCTCCGCAGATTTTGTCTGCGACGGAGTCAATGACCAGGAAGAAATTATGGCAGCCTATCAGGTTCTTTTAAACAGGACGGCGGATGTACACATCGGCGGGGCTGTTCGGAATTTATACATCGGCGGCAAAATTGAACTTACGGCAGGGTGGTATAATATTGACGGGGCAATCAACATCACCGGGCCGGCTCCTGTGACGCTGGAAGGGGTTGGCTTCCAAAGTGATTGGCGCACATCGTCATTCTATGGTGCAGGTACCGTTCTGAAACTGAATTATTTGGGCACTCTTTTGAATTATGCATATACATCTGACCCGCCTACCGGCTGGTCCTGCGGGCAAATTCGCGGCATATGGTTTGATGGAAACAGCGCAGGTCTTTCCGGTGCTTACGCCAATGCTCCAGGTTTGACCTTCAGTGCAGGCATCCGGATTGCCTCCAAAGGGGATGTCCATATTACCGACTGCATGTTCGCCAATTTCGAACATGAGTGGGTGCTGTATTCGAGTGCTCATGGGATTTGGGTCGATCACTGCGATTTTGAAAACAGTTATCCAATCCGGGGAATTGTTTATTTAGATACATGGTCCGGTCTGAAGCGAGATTGGATCAGCAGTTGTCATTTTGCCCGCTGTGCCCAATCAACCTCTTTTCCGGCAGTCTATGGCATTTATGTGAATCATAATATGGTTTGGATTAGCAGCTGCAATTTTGAACGGATCAGCACGGATTGCTCGGAAACCGTGCCTTACGGGATTTATTTAAATAAGGCCGGAGATGTCAAAATCACGAACTGCACTTTTTCCTATGTGTGTGAGCCGACAGCCAAGCCTGCTCATGCGGCCGGAGCCGTCATTTATGCCTCGGCCTACAGCGGCGGGTCCAAAATCATCGGCAATACCTTTGAAAACAGCGCCGGGGCCGTCGGAGCCAGAGTTCTGTCGATTAACGCCCCGGACATCATCGTATCCAGCAACACGTTCCATGCCTGCAATCTGACTTTGGATGCCTCTTCTGCGCTGTCTTCCGTCCTCGAACTTCTTTCCGATGCCCGGCGAATCAAGGTTGCCGACAATATTGTGCAGCAGTGTCTGGATAATCCCGCCGGCTGCGGCATTCGCATCAGCGGGGCCAAACAGATATCCCTGACCGGAAATATCATCAGTTCTCTGCCTTCGGATGCAGTTTGGATTCAAAGCGGCAGCGAAGATATTCTGCTTCAGGGCAACAGCGGGTTCGCCTGGGGTGGTGACGGCTCTTTTGTACGTCTGGAGCGAAACACCAGGCATATTTCCATTCTCAGCAATCAGGCCGATGGAACCATCAGTGCATCAGCCCGCAGCGGGGCTTTTCTCTGGGCGGCCGCCGGCTCGCAGGGATTGGTCGAGAATCTCTGCTTATCCGGAAATCATGTATACAATGTCGACCATTCTTTTCATCCGAATACGGATTGGGCATCGGTAAGGGAATTCACCGCGTCGGCCAACAAAGGGTTGAATGCAGTTTTCAGCGGTCCTTGCGACAGTGTCTTGCCTCCGCTTCCGATGGCGGCATTCGATACATCTTCGGGCCCCATCAGCGCGGTTCTGATGGATGGTTCCCAACCCGGTGAAATCTGTTACTTCGAGATGAAAGAGGGTACTGCGTCTGTCAATCTGACAGTCAATCCATCCAATTCTCAGGCAGCCCGCATTTATGTATTTGACGCAATTGGGGAAAATCTGATGATGCTCTGGAACGGATCGGTTTGGATAGAACTGCAAAAAACCTGCGGGCAGATGGAGTAA
- the hisF gene encoding imidazole glycerol phosphate synthase subunit HisF — protein sequence MLTKRIIPCLDVKDNRVVKGVNFVNLRDAGDPVELGARYSEEGADELVFLDITATIRSRKTIVEMVEKVAERVFIPFTVGGGISSADEIGLLLRSGADKCSINTAAVRNPHLISEAAYRFGSQCVVLAIDARRTPGRTNRWHVCIKAGSEPTELDAVEWAVRAQELGAGEILLTSMDADSTQAGYDVALTKAIAEAVEIPVIASGGAGTLESMAEVIEAGRADAVLAASIFHYGTYSIRQVKDYLAQRGIPIRPI from the coding sequence ATGCTGACCAAACGAATCATCCCCTGTCTGGATGTCAAAGACAACCGGGTTGTCAAAGGGGTGAACTTTGTCAATCTGCGGGATGCAGGCGACCCGGTGGAACTGGGGGCCCGCTACAGCGAGGAAGGGGCGGATGAGCTGGTCTTCCTCGATATTACGGCGACGATTCGCTCCCGCAAAACCATCGTGGAGATGGTGGAAAAGGTGGCCGAGCGGGTCTTTATCCCCTTCACGGTCGGGGGTGGGATATCAAGCGCCGATGAAATCGGGCTTTTGCTGCGAAGCGGTGCGGACAAATGCTCCATCAATACGGCGGCGGTGCGCAATCCGCACTTGATTTCGGAAGCGGCGTACCGGTTCGGCAGCCAGTGCGTCGTGCTGGCGATTGACGCCCGACGAACCCCCGGACGAACAAACCGCTGGCATGTGTGCATCAAGGCGGGGTCAGAGCCGACCGAGCTGGATGCGGTGGAATGGGCCGTGCGGGCTCAGGAGCTGGGGGCAGGGGAAATCCTGCTGACCAGCATGGACGCCGACAGCACACAGGCGGGGTATGATGTGGCCTTAACGAAAGCGATTGCAGAGGCGGTGGAGATTCCGGTCATTGCCTCCGGCGGGGCCGGCACGCTCGAGAGCATGGCCGAGGTGATTGAAGCAGGCCGAGCCGATGCCGTGCTGGCGGCATCAATTTTTCATTACGGAACCTATTCCATCCGGCAGGTTAAAGACTATCTGGCCCAACGGGGGATTCCCATCCGGCCGATTTGA